The Spiroplasma citri genome has a segment encoding these proteins:
- the rpsQ gene encoding 30S ribosomal protein S17 codes for MMERNSRKVLQGRVISDKSEKTITVLVETYKNHPLYKKRVKYSKKYLAHDEQNQAHIGDKVSIMETRPLSKTKHFRLIEVIEKAIG; via the coding sequence ATAATGGAAAGAAATAGTCGTAAAGTCTTACAAGGACGTGTTATTTCAGATAAATCTGAAAAAACAATTACTGTTTTAGTCGAAACATATAAAAATCACCCCTTATATAAAAAACGTGTAAAGTATTCAAAAAAATATTTAGCACACGATGAACAAAATCAAGCCCATATTGGAGATAAAGTAAGCATTATGGAAACGCGTCCTTTATCAAAAACTAAACACTTTCGTTTAATTGAAGTTATTGAAAAAGCAATTGGTTAG